One genomic window of Lytechinus variegatus isolate NC3 chromosome 1, Lvar_3.0, whole genome shotgun sequence includes the following:
- the LOC121411152 gene encoding uncharacterized protein LOC121411152, whose translation MKMPPKKKRQLSINTKQGIARAHLEAEFSTLPPSKEDLRNGHVLNLYILSCKNRSETERRLSAQYLLSDVDGYSSDISISRVQGLCNRTLEKYKKLTNPKEFQVFSAICNESFILPEKNTSNKHTPSPAAQVPQDHNSPSTSTDMKDSALSTSTETEIMDNPPSTSSTPSASVSSNKSSIATRSSSKVLTPRKQKLKKRLLFMSSSRAELLAKHTALKAKLKTPKRVINQSLKRKQKQILLKDKKIKELQNQLNDNAVAIELEATRMKLNKLKKAHRELLKANKRKKNYVSVLKHQSVVSSLARCQDEVKDLETQNLVLKENIEAAEQSSISAKFDKKTYSGNTRMKVFDCIVNKTPTANIPILLEKFHKRNGLDLESVPQRSTVELMARELGAIAELQTAEMIMDTNNLTMGFDATTQEETHINSIHFTSKDKCLAAAVDVLAGGTAEDYATHICSTVDNLADTYCYFNNDANLNEAKDTMVANITNTLTDRCASNHAAIRQVNSEWGKTLTELNCHLHPLDTIATAVRSALKQHEESRGRVYGKDCVAGNIVVQMNKMRYKCGKGDPRGVVSFLDSKGIPRGVLPRYRGNRLHILFHISGKLIEFYDDFVELLSSGTSCGGLRSAVLHEFKTATAKVELQVLGP comes from the coding sequence atgaaGATGCCTCCGAAGAAGAAACGTCAGCTGAGTATAAATACCAAGCAAGGAATAGCGAGGGCTCACCTGGAAGCTGAATTCTCCACTTTGCCACCTTCAAAGGAAGACTTGCGTAATGGACATGTCCTTAATTTGTACATTCTGTCATGCAAAAATCGCTCAGAAACTGAGAGACGTTTGTCAGCACAATATCTGCTGTCTGATGTGGATGGATATTCCAGTGATATTTCCATTTCAAGGGTGCAGGGTCTTTGCAACAGAACTCTTGAGAAATACAAAAAACTTACCAATCCCAAGGAATTTCAAGTCTTTTCAGCAATATGTAACGAATCATTCATCCTACCAGAGAAGAACACAAGCAACAAACACACTCCATCACCTGCTGCTCAAGTTCCACAAGACCACAACTCTCCTTCAACATCAACCGACATGAAAGACAGTGCTCTTTCAACatcaacagaaacagaaattatgGACAATCCACCTTCAACAAGTTCAACTCCATCAGCATCTGTATCATCAAATAAATCATCAATAGCAACAAGAAGCAGCTCAAAGGTATTGACACCTAGAAAAcagaaacttaaaaaaagatTGCTCTTCATGTCATCATCAAGGGCAGAGCTTCTGGCTAAGCACACTGCTCTCaaagcaaaattgaaaacaCCCAAACGTGTGATCAACCAGTCCTTGAAAAGGAAACAGAAACAAATACTCCTTAAGGATAAGAAGATCAAGGAGCTGCAAAATCAACTGAATGACAATGCTGTGGCAATAGAACTTGAGGCCACCAGAATGAAGTTAAATAAACTCAAGAAAGCACACAGAGAACTTCTGAAggcaaacaaaagaaaaaagaactaTGTGTCTGTTCTTAAGCATCAGAGTGTTGTTAGTTCTTTAGCAAGATGCCAAGATGAAGTGAAAGATCTTGAAACTcaaaatttagttttgaaagaaaatatagaggCAGCTGAACAGTCTAGTATAAGTgctaaatttgacaagaaaactTACTCGGGAAATACTCGGATGAAGGTGTTTGACTGTATTGTGAATAAGACGCCGACGGCCAACATTCCTATTCTTTTGGagaaatttcataaaaggaATGGTCTGGACCTGGAGAGTGTTCCTCAACGTTCAACTGTAGAACTGATGGCAAGAGAATTGGGGGCAATCGCTGAACTCCAAACGGCAGAGATGATCATGGATACTAATAACCTAACCATGGGGTTTGATGCAACAACTCAGGAGGAAACTCATATTAATAGCATCCATTTCACGAGTAAAGATAAATGCCTCGCTGCCGCTGTAGATGTATTGGCTGGGGGAACAGCAGAAGACTACGCTACACACATCTGCAGCACAGTTGACAACTTGGCAGACACATACTGCTATTTTAACAatgatgcaaatttgaatgAAGCAAAGGATACAATGGTAGCAAATATAACAAACACATTGACAGACAGATGTGCTTCAAATCATGCAGCAATACGCCAAGTTAACAGTGAATGGGGGAAAACCCTTACAGAACTTAACTGCCATCTCCACCCCCTTGACACCATTGCCACAGCAGTTCGGTCTGCCTTAAAGCAACATGAGGAATCCAGGGGACGGGTGTATGGCAAGGATTGTGTTGCTGGCAACATTGTAGTTCAGATGAACAAAATGAGATATAAATGTGGAAAAGGAGATCCACGAGGGGTTGTTTCCTTCCTGGACAGCAAAGGAATCCCACGGGGTGTTTTGCCACGTTACCGTGGTAACAGGCTCCACATCCTGTTCCATATCAGTGGAAAACTTATTGAATTCTATGATGACTTCGTAGAGTTACTCAGTAGTGGCACATCCTGTGGCGGTTTAAGGAGTGCAGTTTTGCATGAGTTTAAGACGGCGACTGCTAAAGTAGAACTCCAAGTATTAGGTCCTTGA